A genomic window from Micromonospora violae includes:
- a CDS encoding D-alanine--D-alanine ligase family protein, whose translation MTTPGKTRVAIVFGGRSPEHGISCVSAGSVFGALDPDEYEVVPVGITRAGQWVLTNGDPAQLAINARQLPEITADSGDDIVLRADPTGNGLMVLDPTEGPRVLADVDVVFPVLHGAYGEDGTIQGMLEMAGIPYVGANVFASAAAMDKEFTKKLCAVEGIPVGSYAVLRNGMTLSEQDKERLGLPVFVKPSRAGSSFGVSKVTDWAHLDAAVAAARQFDPKVIIEAAIVGREIECGVLEGEAGGAPEASVLAEVRVVTDHDFYDFEAKYLDDSCEYDIPANLPERVTRQVQDYAVRAFTALDCAGLARADFFVTPELDVYLNEINTMPGFTPTSMFPRMWAASGLEYPKLVNRLIRTAQHRGVGLH comes from the coding sequence CCGCAGCCCGGAGCACGGCATCTCCTGTGTCAGCGCCGGCAGCGTGTTCGGTGCTCTCGACCCGGACGAGTACGAGGTGGTGCCGGTGGGTATCACCCGGGCCGGGCAGTGGGTGCTGACCAACGGAGATCCCGCCCAGCTCGCGATCAACGCCCGTCAGCTGCCGGAGATCACCGCCGACTCCGGCGACGACATCGTGCTGCGCGCCGATCCCACCGGCAACGGACTGATGGTGCTCGACCCGACCGAGGGTCCCCGGGTGTTGGCCGACGTGGACGTGGTCTTCCCGGTGCTGCACGGCGCGTACGGCGAGGACGGCACCATCCAGGGAATGCTGGAGATGGCCGGCATCCCCTACGTCGGGGCGAACGTGTTCGCCTCCGCGGCCGCCATGGACAAGGAGTTCACCAAGAAGCTCTGTGCCGTCGAGGGCATCCCGGTCGGCTCGTACGCCGTGCTGCGCAACGGGATGACGCTCAGCGAGCAGGACAAGGAGCGGCTCGGTCTGCCGGTCTTCGTCAAGCCGTCCCGGGCCGGGTCGTCGTTCGGCGTCAGCAAGGTCACCGACTGGGCGCACCTGGACGCGGCCGTCGCCGCCGCCCGGCAGTTCGACCCGAAGGTCATCATCGAGGCCGCGATCGTCGGCCGCGAGATCGAGTGCGGTGTGCTGGAGGGCGAAGCCGGAGGCGCGCCCGAGGCGTCCGTGCTGGCCGAGGTGCGGGTCGTCACCGACCACGACTTCTACGACTTCGAGGCGAAGTACCTCGACGACTCCTGCGAGTACGACATTCCGGCCAACCTGCCGGAGCGGGTGACCCGCCAGGTGCAGGACTACGCCGTCCGCGCGTTCACCGCGTTGGACTGCGCTGGTCTGGCCCGGGCCGACTTCTTCGTCACCCCCGAGCTGGACGTCTACCTCAACGAGATCAACACGATGCCCGGCTTCACGCCGACGTCGATGTTCCCGCGGATGTGGGCGGCCTCCGGCCTGGAGTACCCGAAGCTGGTCAACCGCCTGATTCGTACCGCCCAGCACCGCGGCGTCGGCCTGCACTGA
- a CDS encoding DUF3515 family protein — protein sequence MDELTTSSSAPDGDAARDTTRDPADGTPEPADGNRESTDPAAAAPAGRDRTMRGAALLATAIALPITLLVAVLAFTKLSPNTPAAAPTPSASASRAQSTAPVEMAAPALAARPATVCRALLSQLPASIRDLAQRPVTAGPEQNAAYGDPALTVACGGTEPTFPSTDEVWTVNRVCWHLAEQADAAILSTVDRETAITVRVPRSYEQPLQWLPTISSTIVASVPSGGTIPSGCQH from the coding sequence GTGGACGAGTTGACGACCTCCTCCTCTGCTCCCGACGGCGACGCGGCGCGCGACACCACGCGCGACCCGGCCGACGGCACGCCCGAGCCGGCTGACGGTAACCGCGAGTCGACCGATCCCGCCGCCGCCGCGCCGGCCGGGCGCGATCGGACCATGCGGGGTGCCGCGCTGCTCGCCACGGCGATCGCGCTGCCGATCACGCTGCTGGTGGCCGTGCTGGCCTTCACCAAGCTCAGTCCGAACACGCCGGCCGCCGCGCCGACACCCTCCGCTTCCGCCAGCCGGGCGCAGTCCACCGCCCCGGTCGAGATGGCCGCCCCGGCGTTGGCCGCCCGCCCGGCCACGGTCTGCCGGGCCCTGCTCTCCCAACTCCCGGCGAGCATCCGCGACCTGGCCCAGCGACCGGTCACCGCCGGCCCGGAGCAGAACGCCGCGTACGGGGACCCGGCGCTCACCGTGGCCTGCGGAGGCACCGAGCCGACCTTCCCCAGCACCGACGAGGTCTGGACGGTCAACCGGGTCTGCTGGCACCTGGCCGAGCAGGCCGACGCCGCGATCCTCTCCACGGTCGACCGGGAGACGGCGATCACCGTGCGCGTTCCGCGCTCGTACGAGCAGCCGTTGCAGTGGCTGCCGACCATCTCCAGCACGATCGTGGCGAGCGTGCCCTCCGGCGGCACCATCCCGTCCGGCTGCCAGCACTGA
- a CDS encoding Lrp/AsnC ligand binding domain-containing protein, which translates to MVQAYILIQTEVGRARDVAGLIADIAGVVRVDAVTGPYDVVVLTEANTVDELGKLIVSKVQMVPGITRTLTCSVVRL; encoded by the coding sequence GTGGTACAGGCGTACATCCTCATCCAGACCGAGGTCGGCCGCGCACGTGACGTGGCGGGTCTCATCGCGGACATTGCCGGCGTGGTACGCGTCGATGCCGTCACCGGGCCGTACGACGTGGTCGTGCTCACCGAGGCGAACACCGTCGACGAGCTCGGCAAACTCATTGTCAGCAAGGTGCAGATGGTGCCGGGCATCACTCGCACCCTCACGTGTTCGGTGGTGCGGCTGTAA
- a CDS encoding thiamine-phosphate kinase has translation MSEIGEFGLIGKITARLSYGPTTLLGPGDDAAVVAAPDGRVAASTDVLVDGRHFRRDWCSARDVGHKAAAANLADIAAMGATPTALLVALCMPADLETAWAEELADGLSAEASSVGASVVGGDMSASPTLTVAVTALGDLAGRPPVLRSGARPGDVLALAGRTGHAAAGLTVLSRGFRTPRLLVEAYRRPEVPYAAGPQAAQLGATSMIDVSDGLLADLGHVSSASGVAIDVRRDAFEVPRQMADAAQALGVDPYTWILAGGEDHALAATFPPAVALPPGWRPIGQVTDGAGVTVDGVAYDGPPGWDHFR, from the coding sequence GTGTCCGAGATCGGAGAGTTCGGGCTGATCGGGAAGATCACCGCCCGGCTGTCGTACGGGCCGACGACCCTGCTCGGCCCGGGCGATGACGCGGCGGTGGTGGCCGCGCCGGACGGCCGGGTGGCCGCCTCGACCGACGTGTTGGTCGACGGGCGGCACTTCCGACGGGACTGGTGCTCGGCGCGTGACGTGGGGCACAAGGCGGCGGCGGCCAACCTGGCGGACATCGCCGCGATGGGCGCCACGCCGACCGCCCTGCTGGTCGCCCTCTGCATGCCGGCGGACCTGGAGACCGCCTGGGCGGAGGAGTTGGCCGACGGGCTCTCGGCGGAGGCATCGTCGGTGGGCGCGAGCGTCGTCGGTGGGGACATGTCCGCCAGCCCCACGCTGACCGTCGCGGTCACCGCGCTGGGCGACCTGGCGGGCCGCCCGCCGGTGCTGCGATCGGGCGCCCGACCCGGGGACGTGCTCGCCCTGGCCGGGCGCACCGGCCACGCGGCAGCCGGGCTGACCGTGCTCTCCCGGGGCTTCCGGACCCCCCGACTGCTGGTCGAGGCGTACCGGCGACCGGAGGTGCCGTACGCGGCCGGCCCGCAGGCCGCCCAGCTCGGCGCCACCTCCATGATCGACGTGTCGGACGGGCTCCTCGCCGACCTCGGGCACGTCTCGTCCGCCAGCGGCGTCGCGATCGACGTGCGCCGGGACGCGTTCGAGGTGCCCCGGCAGATGGCCGACGCGGCACAGGCACTCGGCGTCGACCCGTACACCTGGATCCTCGCCGGTGGGGAGGACCACGCGCTGGCCGCGACCTTCCCCCCGGCGGTGGCGCTGCCGCCGGGCTGGCGGCCGATCGGCCAGGTCACGGACGGTGCCGGCGTGACCGTCGACGGCGTCGCCTACGACGGCCCGCCCGGCTGGGACCACTTCCGGTGA
- a CDS encoding GNAT family N-acetyltransferase — translation MSEIEIRTVRFDAPVAQQLIRAALAELGARYGGSGDDTPVDATEFEPPDGAFLVAYLAGEPVGCGGWRSHGADAAELKRMYTAPAARGRGVARTVLAAVERSAREQGRKRVVLECGDKQPEAIAMYGAAGYERIPNFGFYKDAEGCLSFGRTL, via the coding sequence GTGAGTGAGATCGAGATCCGGACGGTGCGGTTCGACGCGCCGGTGGCGCAGCAGCTGATCCGAGCCGCACTGGCCGAGCTCGGGGCCCGCTACGGCGGCTCCGGCGACGACACCCCGGTGGACGCCACCGAGTTCGAGCCGCCCGATGGCGCGTTCCTCGTCGCGTACCTGGCCGGTGAGCCGGTCGGCTGCGGTGGCTGGCGTAGCCACGGCGCGGACGCGGCGGAGCTGAAGCGGATGTACACGGCACCGGCGGCGCGGGGGCGGGGGGTGGCCCGCACGGTGCTGGCGGCCGTCGAACGCTCGGCGCGTGAGCAGGGCCGCAAGCGGGTGGTGCTGGAGTGCGGCGACAAGCAGCCCGAGGCGATCGCCATGTACGGCGCCGCCGGATACGAGCGGATTCCGAACTTCGGCTTCTACAAGGACGCGGAGGGCTGCCTCTCCTTCGGCCGCACCCTCTGA
- the rpmB gene encoding 50S ribosomal protein L28 → MASVCDVCGKGPGFGHNVPWSKKKTNRRWNPNIQSVRTPAGGGNTKKLQVCTSCIKAGKVTRA, encoded by the coding sequence GTGGCTAGCGTGTGCGACGTCTGTGGCAAGGGGCCGGGCTTCGGCCACAACGTGCCCTGGTCCAAGAAGAAGACCAACCGCCGCTGGAACCCGAACATCCAGTCGGTGCGCACCCCGGCCGGTGGCGGCAACACCAAGAAGCTGCAGGTCTGCACCTCGTGCATCAAGGCCGGCAAGGTCACCCGCGCCTGA
- a CDS encoding DAK2 domain-containing protein — MLDTLDAAAVRRWCASGLAALKRHQGEIDQLNVYPVPDGDTGTNLVLTLTSAQQALAMDLDTLPDSGPTAHGHALRLMAQGALLGARGNSGVIVSQILRGVADEVAGMTAVRGREFAAALRSGTAAAYTAVSRPVEGTLLTVVAAAASAAEGAESDDLPAVAAVAARAATEALARTPEQLPALARAGVVDAGGRGLCVLLDALVEVLTGESTARPAPTPRSARPAATVARETGSDEYAYEVQFLLDARAEAVAGLRRALDALGDSLVVVGDGREPEGTWNVHVHVNDVGAAVEAGVAAGRPYRISVTRFADQPEPPPGPMVAGRAAVVVASGGGIADLFTTEGATVVPGNPSTGELLDAVRSTGAARVVVLPNDANTEAVASAAAREAHQYGIKVSVVPTRSPVQALAALAVRDGARRFEDDVIAMAEAAGACRYAEVCHASREALTVAGPCRPGDVLALVEGEVHLIGTDLTDTCAAVVDRMLGGGGEMVTLLTGADAPAGLSDAVRAHVARRWPFVEVHAYPGGQPFYPLLVGIE; from the coding sequence GTGCTGGACACCCTCGACGCCGCCGCGGTGCGCCGTTGGTGCGCGAGCGGGTTGGCCGCGCTGAAGCGCCACCAGGGTGAGATCGACCAGCTCAACGTCTATCCGGTGCCCGACGGCGACACCGGCACCAACCTGGTGCTCACCCTCACCTCGGCCCAGCAGGCCCTCGCCATGGATCTGGACACTCTGCCCGACAGTGGGCCGACCGCGCACGGGCACGCGCTACGGCTGATGGCCCAGGGTGCGCTGCTCGGCGCGCGGGGCAACTCCGGGGTGATCGTCTCGCAGATCCTGCGGGGCGTCGCCGACGAGGTCGCCGGAATGACGGCGGTGCGGGGCCGGGAGTTCGCCGCCGCGCTGCGGTCCGGCACCGCCGCCGCGTACACCGCGGTCTCCCGGCCGGTCGAGGGCACCCTGCTCACCGTGGTCGCGGCAGCCGCCTCCGCCGCCGAGGGCGCGGAGAGCGACGACCTGCCGGCGGTGGCCGCCGTCGCGGCCCGGGCGGCGACCGAGGCGCTCGCCCGGACCCCGGAGCAACTACCGGCGCTGGCCCGCGCGGGCGTTGTCGACGCCGGTGGCCGAGGGCTCTGCGTGCTGCTCGACGCCCTGGTCGAGGTGCTGACCGGGGAGAGCACGGCCCGGCCCGCGCCGACGCCGCGCTCCGCCCGCCCGGCGGCCACCGTCGCCCGGGAGACCGGTTCCGACGAGTACGCGTACGAGGTGCAGTTCCTGCTCGACGCCCGAGCCGAGGCGGTCGCCGGGTTACGGCGGGCACTGGACGCGTTGGGCGATTCGTTGGTCGTCGTCGGCGACGGGCGTGAGCCGGAAGGCACCTGGAACGTGCACGTGCACGTCAACGACGTGGGCGCTGCGGTCGAGGCCGGTGTCGCCGCCGGCCGCCCGTACCGGATCTCGGTGACGCGCTTCGCCGACCAGCCGGAGCCGCCCCCCGGCCCGATGGTGGCCGGTCGGGCCGCGGTGGTGGTGGCCAGCGGTGGCGGCATCGCCGACCTGTTCACCACGGAGGGCGCCACAGTGGTGCCGGGCAACCCGTCCACTGGCGAGTTGCTGGACGCCGTGCGCAGCACCGGAGCGGCCCGGGTGGTGGTGCTGCCCAACGACGCCAACACCGAGGCGGTGGCGAGCGCCGCCGCCCGCGAGGCCCATCAGTACGGCATCAAGGTGAGCGTGGTGCCGACCCGCTCGCCCGTGCAGGCGCTGGCCGCCCTCGCGGTCCGCGACGGTGCCCGCCGCTTCGAGGACGACGTCATCGCGATGGCCGAGGCGGCTGGGGCCTGCCGTTACGCCGAGGTCTGCCACGCCAGCCGGGAGGCGCTGACCGTGGCCGGCCCGTGCCGTCCCGGTGACGTGCTGGCTCTGGTGGAGGGGGAGGTGCACCTGATCGGCACCGACCTCACCGACACCTGCGCGGCCGTGGTCGACCGGATGCTCGGTGGTGGTGGCGAGATGGTCACCCTGCTGACCGGGGCGGACGCTCCGGCCGGGCTCAGCGACGCCGTCCGCGCGCACGTCGCGCGACGTTGGCCGTTCGTCGAGGTGCACGCGTACCCGGGCGGCCAGCCGTTTTATCCGCTCCTGGTAGGGATCGAATGA
- the recG gene encoding ATP-dependent DNA helicase RecG — translation MSEPATVDTPLKKLVGDKTAKALASHLDLHTAGDLVYHFPRRYDERGEHTDIRSLDVGEQVTVLAQVQRTAVRPMRQRRGNLLEVTVGDGSGGVLTLTFFGNQAWRERELRPGRWGLFAGKVTEFRSKRQLNGPEYVLLGEGGEGEAAVSDDIEEFAGALIPVYPAAAAVPTWVIARCVRVVLDTFTPPDDPLPNAVRASRKLVGLGAALTEIHRPSSKEALHQARRRLKWDEAFAVQVTLVQRKHRAADWPARPRPPRPGGLLEAFDARLPYELTAGQREVGVEIAADLGTPHPMHRLLQGEVGSGKTVVALRAMLQVVDAGGQAALLAPTEVLAAQHHRGMLDLLGPLGQAGELGSAEHATRVELVTGSLGAAARRRALGEVASGAAGIVLGTHALLYEGVDFADLGLVVVDEQHRFGVEQRDALRAKADQPPHVLVMTATPIPRTVAMTVYGDLEVSTLSQLPRGRSPIASHVVPAAEKPAYLDRAWRRLREEVAAGHQAYVVCPRIGDGPVSDEEPPPEDDNGRRPPLAVTEVAPLLAEGPLNGLRIGVLHGRLPADEKDAVMRSFAAGDLDVLVATTVIEVGVDVPNATVMIVLDADRFGVSQLHQLRGRVGRGAAAGLCLLVSEAAEGSSARERLDAVASTSDGFKLAELDLEQRREGDVLGATQSGHRSHLRLLSLRRDADLIRDARAEAITLIEADPELTRSPALAASVAALVDEDRAEYLEKG, via the coding sequence ATGAGCGAACCAGCCACGGTGGACACTCCGCTGAAGAAACTGGTCGGGGACAAGACAGCCAAGGCGTTGGCCTCGCATCTCGACCTGCACACCGCGGGTGACCTGGTCTACCACTTCCCGCGTCGCTACGACGAGCGTGGTGAGCACACCGATATCCGCTCCCTGGACGTCGGTGAGCAGGTCACCGTGCTGGCCCAGGTGCAGCGCACCGCCGTACGCCCGATGCGTCAGCGGCGCGGCAACCTGCTGGAGGTGACCGTCGGCGACGGCTCCGGCGGGGTGCTGACGTTGACCTTCTTCGGCAACCAGGCGTGGCGCGAGCGGGAGCTGCGCCCCGGCCGGTGGGGCCTGTTCGCCGGCAAGGTCACCGAGTTCCGGAGCAAACGGCAGCTCAACGGCCCGGAGTACGTGCTGCTCGGCGAGGGCGGCGAGGGCGAAGCGGCGGTCAGCGACGACATCGAGGAGTTCGCCGGGGCGCTGATCCCCGTCTACCCGGCCGCCGCGGCCGTGCCGACCTGGGTGATCGCGCGCTGCGTGCGCGTCGTACTGGACACGTTCACCCCGCCGGACGACCCGCTGCCGAACGCCGTGCGGGCCAGCCGCAAACTCGTCGGGCTGGGCGCCGCGCTGACCGAGATCCACCGGCCGTCCAGCAAGGAGGCGCTGCACCAGGCGCGGCGGCGACTCAAGTGGGACGAGGCCTTCGCCGTCCAGGTGACCCTGGTGCAGCGCAAGCACCGGGCCGCCGACTGGCCGGCCCGGCCCCGACCGCCGCGTCCGGGTGGGCTGCTGGAAGCCTTCGACGCCCGACTCCCGTACGAGCTGACCGCCGGCCAGCGTGAGGTGGGTGTGGAGATCGCGGCGGATCTGGGCACCCCGCACCCCATGCACCGCCTGTTGCAGGGCGAGGTGGGCTCGGGCAAGACGGTGGTGGCGCTGCGGGCGATGCTCCAGGTGGTCGACGCGGGCGGGCAGGCCGCGCTGCTGGCACCCACCGAGGTGCTCGCCGCCCAACACCACCGCGGCATGCTCGACCTGCTCGGGCCGCTCGGGCAGGCCGGTGAGCTGGGCTCCGCCGAGCACGCCACACGGGTCGAGCTGGTCACCGGCTCGCTGGGCGCGGCGGCCCGCCGCCGGGCGCTCGGCGAGGTGGCCAGCGGTGCCGCCGGCATCGTGCTCGGCACCCACGCTCTTCTCTACGAGGGGGTCGACTTCGCCGACCTCGGCCTGGTGGTCGTCGACGAGCAGCACCGCTTCGGCGTGGAGCAGCGTGACGCCCTGCGGGCCAAGGCCGACCAACCGCCGCACGTGCTGGTGATGACGGCCACCCCGATCCCGCGCACGGTGGCGATGACCGTCTACGGCGATCTGGAGGTCTCCACGCTCTCCCAGCTGCCCCGGGGGCGGTCGCCGATCGCGTCGCACGTGGTGCCGGCCGCCGAGAAGCCGGCCTACCTGGACCGGGCCTGGCGTCGGTTGCGCGAGGAGGTGGCCGCCGGCCACCAGGCGTACGTGGTGTGCCCACGTATCGGAGACGGGCCGGTGTCCGACGAGGAACCGCCACCCGAGGACGACAACGGCCGACGGCCGCCGCTGGCGGTGACCGAGGTGGCTCCGCTGCTGGCCGAGGGGCCGTTGAACGGCCTGCGGATCGGGGTGCTGCACGGTCGCCTGCCGGCCGACGAGAAGGACGCGGTGATGCGTTCCTTCGCGGCCGGCGACCTGGACGTGCTGGTGGCGACCACCGTGATCGAGGTCGGCGTGGATGTGCCGAACGCGACCGTGATGATCGTGCTGGACGCCGACCGGTTCGGTGTCTCCCAGCTGCACCAGTTGCGGGGTCGGGTCGGCCGGGGCGCCGCCGCCGGGCTCTGCCTGCTGGTCAGCGAGGCGGCCGAGGGTTCGTCGGCGCGGGAGCGGTTGGACGCGGTGGCGTCCACGAGCGACGGTTTCAAGCTCGCCGAACTCGATCTGGAGCAGCGCCGCGAGGGCGACGTGCTGGGTGCCACCCAGTCCGGGCACCGCTCGCACCTGCGGTTGCTGTCGCTGCGCCGCGACGCCGATCTGATCCGCGACGCCCGCGCCGAGGCGATCACCCTGATCGAGGCCGACCCGGAGCTGACCCGCAGCCCGGCGCTGGCCGCCTCGGTGGCCGCACTGGTGGACGAGGACCGCGCGGAGTACCTGGAGAAGGGCTGA
- a CDS encoding LPXTG cell wall anchor domain-containing protein: MNPPKSPIRRLAAIAAGALIGLAGVVTFAAPASAHHSEIKVKADCDTATGEWVATWTVNSFAPRGVDNYKFTEVSAKTYVGKTASDAAIDGIAVTEGKEYPHAVSDAITATQRLDAKTTKATLSVRAMWDNGFVDDKLRSKSIEFSGTCAKEQPPVPATPKPTASVAADCDGDVVVKLENGKDATAPAKFTITGAGDFSEKVTVTAGESKSVKVPAKNATAIKVVAKGVDKPLFEGTPAAAENCVEPGEPAGSYKSTCTELIFDIANPADGKTVTITFTPNKGEAQTLTVEPGKSGTVTFPAQEGLTVTPSAEGLDDTTPIAWEKPADCAPGQGGGKDEPALPLTGAATGGIIAGAAVLLAAGVALFMVARRRRVRFTA, encoded by the coding sequence GTGAACCCTCCCAAGTCTCCGATCCGGCGCCTCGCGGCCATCGCCGCGGGCGCGCTGATCGGCCTCGCTGGCGTCGTGACCTTCGCCGCACCCGCCAGCGCCCACCACAGCGAGATCAAAGTCAAGGCCGACTGTGACACCGCCACCGGCGAGTGGGTGGCCACCTGGACCGTGAACAGCTTCGCCCCGCGCGGCGTCGACAACTACAAGTTCACCGAGGTCTCCGCTAAGACGTACGTCGGCAAGACCGCCAGCGACGCCGCCATCGACGGGATCGCGGTGACCGAGGGCAAGGAATACCCGCACGCCGTCAGCGACGCGATCACCGCCACGCAGCGCCTGGACGCGAAGACCACCAAGGCCACCCTGTCGGTGCGGGCCATGTGGGACAACGGGTTCGTGGACGACAAGCTGCGCTCGAAGTCGATCGAGTTCAGTGGCACCTGCGCCAAGGAGCAGCCCCCGGTGCCGGCGACCCCCAAGCCGACCGCCAGCGTGGCCGCCGACTGTGACGGCGACGTCGTGGTGAAGCTCGAGAACGGCAAGGACGCCACCGCCCCGGCGAAGTTCACCATCACCGGTGCCGGCGACTTCAGCGAGAAGGTCACCGTCACGGCCGGCGAGAGCAAGTCGGTGAAGGTGCCCGCCAAGAACGCCACCGCCATCAAGGTGGTCGCCAAGGGCGTGGACAAGCCGCTGTTCGAGGGCACGCCCGCCGCCGCTGAGAACTGCGTCGAGCCGGGCGAGCCGGCCGGCAGCTACAAGTCGACCTGCACCGAGCTGATCTTCGACATCGCCAACCCGGCGGATGGCAAGACGGTCACCATCACCTTCACCCCGAACAAGGGTGAGGCCCAGACGCTGACCGTCGAGCCGGGCAAGAGCGGCACCGTCACCTTCCCGGCCCAGGAGGGCCTGACCGTGACGCCGTCCGCCGAGGGCCTCGACGACACCACCCCGATCGCCTGGGAGAAGCCGGCCGACTGCGCCCCCGGTCAGGGTGGCGGCAAGGACGAGCCGGCCCTGCCGCTGACCGGTGCCGCCACCGGCGGCATCATCGCCGGCGCGGCGGTCCTGCTGGCCGCTGGCGTGGCGCTGTTCATGGTGGCCCGTCGTCGTCGGGTTCGCTTCACCGCCTGA
- the rsmD gene encoding 16S rRNA (guanine(966)-N(2))-methyltransferase RsmD, translated as MTRIVAGTLGGRRIAAPPGAGTRPTSDRVREALFSAIQATVDLDGARFADLYAGSGAVGLEAFSRGAGHVLLVESDPRAARVIRENVAALRAGPAARLVTGKVATVLAAGPDGEPYDVVFADPPYAVPDEEITALLATLVDGGWLAPDALVVVERSRRTREFDWVEGITAERSRRYGETTLWYGRRS; from the coding sequence GTGACCCGGATCGTGGCCGGGACGCTCGGTGGCCGGCGGATCGCCGCGCCCCCCGGCGCCGGCACCCGGCCCACCTCGGACCGGGTCCGGGAGGCGCTGTTCAGCGCCATCCAGGCCACGGTCGATCTCGACGGCGCCCGCTTCGCCGACCTGTACGCCGGCTCCGGCGCGGTCGGGCTGGAGGCGTTCTCCCGGGGTGCCGGGCACGTGCTGCTGGTCGAGTCCGACCCCCGCGCCGCCCGGGTGATCCGGGAGAACGTGGCGGCCCTGCGCGCCGGTCCGGCGGCCCGGCTGGTCACCGGCAAGGTGGCGACGGTGCTGGCGGCCGGGCCGGACGGCGAGCCGTACGACGTGGTCTTCGCCGACCCGCCGTACGCGGTGCCGGACGAGGAGATCACCGCACTGTTGGCCACGCTGGTCGACGGCGGCTGGCTGGCGCCCGACGCGTTGGTGGTGGTGGAGCGGTCCCGCCGGACCAGGGAGTTCGACTGGGTGGAGGGGATCACTGCCGAGCGCAGTCGCCGGTACGGCGAGACCACCCTTTGGTACGGTCGCCGATCATGA
- the coaD gene encoding pantetheine-phosphate adenylyltransferase — MRRAVCPGSFDPVTNGHLDIIGRASRLFDEVIVGVLVNQSKSGLFTVEERIEMLREVTSSYGNVRVESFRGLLVDFCRAQQASVLIKGLRAVSDFDYELQMAQMNIGLAGVETLFMPTNPLYSFLSSSLVKDVAKWGGDISAHVPDPVREALQARLGPRP, encoded by the coding sequence ATGAGACGTGCGGTGTGTCCCGGTTCGTTCGACCCGGTCACCAACGGACACCTCGACATCATCGGGCGGGCCAGTCGGCTCTTCGATGAGGTGATCGTCGGTGTGCTGGTGAATCAGTCGAAGAGTGGCCTGTTCACTGTCGAGGAGCGCATCGAGATGCTCCGCGAGGTGACCTCGTCGTACGGCAACGTGCGGGTCGAGTCGTTCCGCGGGCTGCTGGTGGACTTCTGCCGCGCCCAGCAGGCCAGTGTGCTGATCAAGGGGCTGCGGGCGGTCAGCGACTTCGACTACGAGTTGCAGATGGCCCAGATGAACATCGGTCTGGCTGGTGTCGAAACGCTCTTCATGCCGACCAACCCGCTCTACTCGTTCCTCTCGTCGAGCCTGGTCAAGGACGTGGCCAAGTGGGGTGGCGACATCTCCGCCCACGTCCCCGATCCGGTCCGCGAAGCTCTCCAGGCCCGCCTGGGCCCCCGCCCCTGA
- a CDS encoding YceD family protein: MPKHSPSTLNPRSPLVLDTRDLPRRPGALREVQRVVPAPADLGVELIGVPEGADLDLDLRLQSVSEGVLVSGTITGPVRGECGRCLREINDSMGVTIQELYAYEDSTTDATTDEDEVGRMQGDLIDLEPALRDALVLTLPTNPLCREDCPGLCPECGAHWDDLPADHSHQQIDPRWAGLSQLTVTEE, encoded by the coding sequence ATGCCCAAGCACTCGCCATCGACACTCAACCCCAGGTCGCCGCTGGTCCTCGACACGAGGGACCTGCCGCGTCGCCCTGGCGCGTTGCGTGAGGTCCAGCGGGTCGTGCCGGCACCGGCGGACCTCGGTGTGGAGTTGATCGGCGTGCCGGAGGGCGCGGACCTCGACCTCGATCTGAGGTTGCAGTCGGTGTCCGAGGGCGTGCTCGTCTCCGGGACCATCACCGGTCCCGTCCGGGGCGAGTGCGGCCGATGCCTGCGCGAGATCAACGACTCGATGGGCGTGACGATCCAGGAGCTGTACGCGTACGAGGACAGCACCACGGACGCCACGACCGACGAGGACGAGGTGGGCCGGATGCAGGGCGATCTGATCGACCTGGAGCCGGCGCTGCGGGACGCGTTGGTGCTCACGCTGCCGACCAACCCGCTCTGCCGGGAGGACTGCCCAGGACTGTGCCCCGAATGCGGGGCGCACTGGGACGATCTGCCGGCCGACCACAGTCACCAGCAGATCGACCCGCGTTGGGCGGGCCTGTCGCAACTGACCGTTACAGAGGAGTAA
- the rpmF gene encoding 50S ribosomal protein L32 has protein sequence MAVPKRKMSRSNTRSRRANWKATVVATVACPQCKSPKLPHAACSVCGTYNGRQVLEV, from the coding sequence GTGGCCGTCCCGAAGCGCAAGATGTCGCGCAGCAACACCCGGTCCCGCCGGGCGAACTGGAAGGCGACCGTGGTCGCGACCGTTGCGTGCCCGCAGTGCAAGTCCCCGAAGCTGCCGCACGCCGCCTGCTCCGTCTGCGGCACCTACAACGGCCGCCAGGTTCTCGAGGTCTGA